The following are encoded together in the Parvularculales bacterium genome:
- the tsaB gene encoding tRNA (adenosine(37)-N6)-threonylcarbamoyltransferase complex dimerization subunit type 1 TsaB, which produces MNILALESCGGACSVALCKGENGSLIYRNTPMRRGHAEALLPMVQDVMTEAAVAYDDLESIVVTRGPGTFAGVRVGLAAARGLALAHDIPVRGVSVFEAILVGHKVHYGSVDHDYDYEPRAHEEHIMVLLNAPRGALYAQLFPYQPSSEKSVESGAQAPFMASPQEVTDLLKRGTVLVGEGVERLRIISADGVPDRVAEWLREGYITLSEASGVPDTRVMASNYDLFQRRVAGNEESEESASPLYLRPPDARLPQRVSGW; this is translated from the coding sequence ATGAACATTCTGGCGTTAGAAAGTTGCGGAGGGGCGTGTTCCGTAGCCCTGTGCAAGGGAGAGAACGGCTCCCTGATTTACCGCAACACCCCGATGCGGCGCGGTCACGCCGAGGCGCTTCTTCCCATGGTGCAGGATGTCATGACAGAGGCGGCGGTGGCCTATGACGATCTTGAATCCATCGTCGTCACTCGCGGACCGGGGACATTTGCCGGAGTGCGCGTTGGCCTTGCCGCCGCGCGCGGGTTGGCGCTGGCACACGATATACCCGTAAGGGGAGTCAGCGTGTTTGAGGCCATCCTTGTCGGCCACAAGGTTCATTATGGGTCTGTTGATCATGATTATGATTACGAACCAAGGGCTCACGAAGAACATATTATGGTTCTGTTGAATGCCCCGAGGGGCGCTCTTTATGCTCAGCTTTTTCCGTACCAGCCCTCTTCTGAAAAGAGCGTTGAAAGTGGGGCGCAGGCTCCTTTCATGGCAAGCCCGCAGGAGGTGACGGATCTTCTTAAGCGTGGCACCGTTTTGGTAGGCGAGGGCGTTGAGCGCCTGCGAATCATATCGGCGGATGGAGTGCCGGACAGGGTGGCAGAGTGGCTGCGGGAGGGATATATTACCCTTTCCGAAGCGTCCGGTGTGCCCGATACCCGTGTTATGGCATCCAATTATGATCTGTTCCAACGGCGCGTTGCGGGTAATGAGGAGAGTGAAGAAAGTGCGTCGCCGCTTTATTTGCGTCCTCCTGATGCGCGGTTACCGCAGAGGGTGAGCGGATGGTAA
- a CDS encoding RNA polymerase factor sigma-32, protein MVSEEANIWRSCRFLIRRATQASILTPYRERELARLWITEQDETALHELVNSYLRLAIAMAKRFRHYGLPVSDLVQEASVGLMQAAQRFEPDRGVRFSVYAGLWIRSTIQDYVLRNWSIVRTGTTKAHRALFFNLNRLKALLNETGDMPLSLQNRQEIARRLQVPPAEVDAMEARLSARDQSLDTHQDILHCPQPLPEETAIENHDRAVWRDWLYSALKQLSEREQIVIRLRRLQEETVTLERLGEYLGVSKQRVRQIEQRALDKLCAALPQYLTAGL, encoded by the coding sequence ATGGTGAGTGAAGAAGCAAATATCTGGCGTAGTTGCCGTTTTTTAATCAGACGTGCAACCCAGGCGTCTATCCTGACTCCCTACCGAGAGAGGGAACTGGCCCGCCTGTGGATTACGGAGCAAGACGAAACCGCTCTTCACGAGCTGGTCAATTCTTATTTGCGCCTTGCTATCGCCATGGCTAAGCGTTTTCGACATTATGGTTTGCCCGTTAGTGATCTGGTGCAGGAAGCCAGCGTGGGTTTGATGCAGGCGGCGCAACGTTTTGAGCCGGACCGCGGCGTGCGATTTTCGGTTTATGCGGGTCTGTGGATTCGCTCTACGATTCAGGATTACGTGTTGCGTAACTGGTCTATCGTACGCACCGGTACGACAAAAGCGCATAGAGCGTTGTTTTTTAACCTCAATCGTCTGAAGGCTCTTCTAAACGAGACCGGCGATATGCCTCTTAGTCTGCAAAACAGGCAGGAGATTGCGCGCCGGTTACAGGTGCCTCCGGCTGAGGTGGATGCGATGGAGGCGCGCCTTTCAGCACGGGACCAGTCGCTGGATACCCATCAGGATATTTTGCATTGCCCACAGCCTCTGCCGGAAGAGACCGCCATCGAAAACCACGACAGAGCCGTATGGCGTGACTGGTTGTATTCGGCTCTCAAGCAGCTGAGCGAGCGGGAGCAGATTGTCATACGCTTGCGGCGTCTTCAGGAGGAGACCGTCACTCTGGAACGTCTGGGAGAATATCTGGGCGTTTCAAAACAGCGTGTGCGTCAGATTGAGCAACGGGCGCTGGACAAACTGTGTGCAGCTTTGCCCCAATATTTAACCGCCGGACTTTGA
- a CDS encoding zinc ribbon domain-containing protein — translation MTKLFECPACEKPVKPDGETCPNCGAALELPPEFLKQQNDPTMLIGCFGIAFLTVLALIVGVAV, via the coding sequence ATGACCAAACTCTTTGAATGTCCGGCATGTGAAAAGCCGGTGAAGCCGGACGGAGAGACCTGCCCTAACTGCGGGGCAGCGCTGGAACTACCACCAGAATTTTTGAAACAACAGAATGATCCGACAATGCTTATCGGCTGCTTTGGAATAGCCTTTTTAACGGTTCTTGCCCTTATTGTGGGTGTAGCGGTTTAA
- a CDS encoding Fur family transcriptional regulator, which translates to MVKNVKAEKEKNQKNKAGKLSLEERCVARGLRMTGQRRIVAQVLSEADDHPDVEELHRRASVLDSRISLATVYRAVRLFEEVGILERHDFRDGRSRYEAIPDEHHDHLIDLQSGKVVEFRDDTIEELQKEVARKLGYRLMDHRLELYGVPLSKGKGKKTK; encoded by the coding sequence ATGGTAAAAAACGTAAAAGCAGAAAAAGAAAAAAACCAGAAGAACAAAGCGGGCAAACTGTCTCTGGAAGAACGGTGCGTTGCCAGAGGGTTGCGCATGACCGGCCAGCGCCGGATTGTAGCGCAGGTGTTGTCTGAGGCTGACGATCACCCTGACGTAGAAGAACTGCACCGGCGGGCGAGCGTTTTGGATAGCCGGATTTCTCTGGCGACCGTTTACCGGGCCGTGCGTCTGTTTGAAGAGGTGGGGATTCTGGAACGCCATGATTTTCGCGATGGCAGGTCGCGTTATGAAGCCATACCCGACGAGCATCATGACCATCTGATTGATTTGCAGTCGGGTAAGGTTGTCGAGTTTCGCGATGACACGATTGAGGAATTGCAAAAGGAGGTTGCCCGCAAATTAGGCTACCGCCTTATGGACCATCGTCTGGAACTCTATGGTGTGCCTCTTTCCAAGGGTAAAGGCAAAAAAACTAAGTGA
- the fdxA gene encoding ferredoxin FdxA, translating to MTYIVTENCIKCKYMDCVEVCPVDCFYEGENMLVIHPDECIDCGVCEPECPAEAIKADTEPGLEEWLAINTEYASRWPNISVSREPPADGEQYDGVADKYKRFFSAEPGDGD from the coding sequence ATGACCTATATCGTTACGGAGAATTGCATCAAGTGCAAATACATGGACTGTGTGGAAGTCTGCCCCGTGGATTGCTTTTATGAAGGCGAGAACATGCTGGTTATTCACCCGGATGAATGTATTGACTGCGGGGTGTGCGAGCCGGAATGTCCGGCGGAGGCTATCAAGGCCGATACCGAGCCAGGTCTTGAGGAATGGCTGGCCATAAACACCGAATATGCGAGCCGGTGGCCTAACATTTCCGTGTCACGGGAGCCTCCGGCGGATGGCGAGCAGTATGACGGGGTTGCTGATAAATATAAACGCTTTTTCAGTGCGGAGCCGGGCGATGGGGACTAG
- a CDS encoding NAD(P)/FAD-dependent oxidoreductase: protein MAKDSQHLDVVVIGAGVAGIYQIKRLVDMGVKALVLEADKDLGGTWYRNRYPGARFDSESYTYGYSFSKEVLNEWHWKELFSSQPENLKYLNFVTDKFDLRRHMRFNAPVKTMAWDDDTRLWTLTLEEGDTVTTRFVITSIGVLSIPVLPQFEGMDTFEGEAFHSYWWPHETTPLGGRQVGIVGTGATGIQIIADIAGKVGSLTVFQRRPNWSVPLNNAPITDADMEKIRQRFDEIFANCNQSMGGFEHLPDRRGYWDLTEEERHATWDKLYETPGFALLLANFPETYLDKQANKDLGDYVADRIRQRVKDPQVAEKLIPRDHGFGMQRLPLETNYFEAYNRDNVHLVDLSETPIERVTAKGIETSASHYDLDLIIYATGFDAITGAFDRITITGANGETLGEKWRDNPRTYIGVMTHGFPNMLMVAGPQSVSGSTNYPRAIEVGVDWITNLLTHVFDKGYTYIEARKQAEDQWVRHVIAAQKRMPFGKSKGWFTGYNTNIEGREEGKVRYHAYWGGAPRYREFLEAAVAEGYSHITMQ, encoded by the coding sequence GTGGCAAAAGACAGTCAACATCTTGACGTGGTTGTTATCGGAGCGGGCGTGGCCGGTATCTACCAGATCAAACGACTGGTGGATATGGGCGTAAAAGCCCTCGTGCTGGAAGCCGACAAAGATTTAGGCGGTACATGGTACCGCAACCGCTACCCGGGAGCACGTTTTGACTCCGAAAGCTATACCTACGGCTATTCTTTCTCAAAAGAAGTGCTGAATGAATGGCACTGGAAAGAATTATTCTCCTCCCAGCCAGAAAATCTGAAGTACCTCAACTTTGTAACCGATAAGTTTGATCTGCGCCGCCACATGCGCTTTAACGCTCCCGTCAAAACAATGGCATGGGACGATGATACCCGCCTCTGGACTCTGACACTGGAGGAAGGCGATACTGTTACGACCCGCTTTGTCATCACCAGCATCGGTGTTCTTTCTATTCCCGTCCTCCCTCAATTTGAGGGCATGGATACCTTTGAGGGCGAGGCTTTTCATAGCTATTGGTGGCCCCATGAAACAACACCTCTGGGGGGTCGGCAGGTGGGCATTGTCGGAACCGGCGCGACAGGCATTCAGATTATCGCCGATATTGCCGGTAAGGTGGGCAGTCTTACCGTCTTTCAACGCCGCCCCAACTGGAGTGTCCCTCTCAATAATGCTCCCATCACCGATGCGGACATGGAAAAAATCCGCCAACGCTTTGACGAGATATTCGCAAATTGCAATCAATCTATGGGCGGCTTTGAACATCTGCCCGACCGGCGGGGATATTGGGACCTCACGGAAGAAGAGCGCCACGCCACATGGGATAAACTCTACGAAACACCCGGGTTCGCCCTGCTACTGGCAAACTTTCCCGAAACATATCTGGATAAACAGGCCAACAAAGATTTAGGAGACTATGTCGCCGACCGCATCCGCCAACGCGTCAAAGACCCTCAGGTTGCAGAAAAGCTCATCCCCAGAGATCACGGCTTCGGAATGCAGCGTTTACCTCTTGAGACCAATTATTTTGAAGCCTACAACCGCGACAATGTGCATCTTGTAGATTTAAGTGAAACGCCTATAGAGCGCGTAACTGCCAAAGGAATTGAGACGTCTGCTTCTCATTATGATTTGGATCTTATCATTTACGCCACCGGATTTGATGCCATCACCGGCGCGTTTGATCGCATAACGATTACCGGCGCAAACGGAGAAACTCTGGGTGAAAAATGGCGCGATAACCCCCGCACTTATATTGGAGTGATGACCCACGGCTTTCCCAACATGTTGATGGTTGCCGGTCCGCAAAGCGTGTCGGGCTCCACGAATTATCCCCGCGCCATTGAAGTAGGCGTTGATTGGATAACCAACCTGCTCACTCATGTGTTTGATAAAGGATACACTTATATTGAGGCTCGGAAGCAGGCCGAAGATCAATGGGTAAGACACGTCATAGCTGCCCAGAAAAGAATGCCCTTCGGCAAAAGCAAAGGCTGGTTCACTGGCTATAACACCAACATAGAAGGCCGTGAAGAGGGAAAAGTTCGCTACCACGCCTATTGGGGCGGCGCTCCCCGGTACAGAGAGTTTCTGGAGGCCGCTGTGGCAGAAGGTTACAGCCACATCACAATGCAATGA
- a CDS encoding acyl-CoA dehydrogenase family protein, whose translation MDFTIPSEIKTYLAELDEFIAREIKPLEQQDDNIRFFDHRREYARTDWDKGGLPHEDWEALLAEMRRRADAAGHLRFALPVEYGGQNGSNLAMAVIREHLAAKGLGLHNDLQNESSIVGNFPQVLMFRDFGTPAQKEEFIGGMLAGTHRVAFGLTEPAHGSDATWMETAAVPEQRNGVDGWLINGEKMWNTGLHVATHDMIFARTGGAPGDASGITCLLTPTGTPGFKIEEYLWTFNMPTDHPRISLTDVWVPEDAVFGRPGGGLALAQHFVHENRIRQAASGVGAAQYCINESVAYARARKPFGKPLAANQAIQFPLVELHTECELLRTLIYKTAWQMDHMEKKDVAVNLSDKVSMCNYRANRLVCQAADTAMQVHGGMGYSRHMPFEHIYRHHRRYRITEGSEEIQMRRVAGHLFGFTGPRPSGKSQPAAN comes from the coding sequence ATGGATTTCACAATACCTTCGGAAATTAAGACCTATCTTGCGGAGTTGGATGAGTTCATCGCCCGCGAGATTAAACCTCTTGAGCAGCAGGACGACAATATCCGCTTCTTTGACCATCGCCGGGAATACGCCCGCACGGATTGGGATAAGGGCGGCTTGCCGCATGAGGACTGGGAGGCCTTGCTGGCCGAGATGCGTCGCCGCGCCGATGCGGCGGGTCATTTGCGCTTTGCCTTGCCCGTGGAATATGGCGGCCAAAATGGGTCTAACCTTGCCATGGCGGTCATTCGTGAACACCTCGCGGCCAAAGGACTGGGCCTGCACAATGATTTGCAAAACGAGAGTTCTATTGTCGGTAATTTCCCGCAGGTTTTGATGTTCCGTGATTTCGGCACGCCCGCCCAGAAAGAAGAGTTCATCGGCGGCATGTTGGCGGGCACCCACCGCGTGGCTTTCGGGTTGACCGAACCCGCCCACGGGTCCGATGCCACATGGATGGAAACCGCCGCCGTGCCGGAACAGCGCAACGGAGTCGATGGCTGGCTGATTAATGGCGAGAAAATGTGGAACACGGGGCTTCATGTCGCCACCCACGATATGATTTTCGCCCGCACCGGTGGCGCTCCGGGTGATGCTTCCGGCATAACATGCTTGCTCACGCCGACCGGCACCCCGGGATTTAAAATTGAGGAATATCTCTGGACATTCAACATGCCGACAGACCATCCGCGCATCTCGCTGACGGATGTATGGGTGCCGGAGGACGCCGTGTTCGGCCGGCCCGGCGGAGGGCTTGCCTTGGCGCAGCATTTTGTTCATGAAAACCGCATCCGTCAGGCCGCGTCCGGAGTGGGAGCGGCGCAATATTGCATCAACGAGAGCGTCGCCTATGCCCGCGCCCGCAAACCGTTCGGCAAACCGTTGGCGGCCAATCAGGCAATCCAGTTTCCCCTTGTGGAACTGCACACCGAATGCGAATTATTGCGCACGCTGATATACAAGACCGCCTGGCAGATGGACCACATGGAAAAAAAGGACGTAGCGGTCAACCTGTCCGACAAGGTCTCCATGTGTAACTACCGTGCCAACCGGTTGGTCTGTCAGGCCGCCGATACGGCCATGCAGGTGCACGGCGGCATGGGGTACTCGCGTCACATGCCTTTCGAGCACATCTACCGCCATCACCGGCGGTACAGAATTACCGAAGGGTCGGAAGAAATTCAGATGCGCCGCGTGGCAGGGCATCTGTTTGGCTTCACGGGCCCGCGTCCTTCAGGGAAGTCTCAACCGGCGGCAAACTAA
- a CDS encoding TerB family tellurite resistance protein, which yields MLNKLRDLFRQTPPVEADNDPSEVHLACVCLMIRAARIDGDYTDREQASVRDAAHTLTGLTDDDLHDLIARAEKDEHDASDLYRWTRHINRAFTEEEKIHLLEGLWQIAVSEGGIHHYEANLLRRVTGLIYIPDRESGVARQRVMARLGKADVMPT from the coding sequence ATGCTAAACAAACTTCGTGATCTATTCCGCCAGACACCTCCTGTTGAGGCCGATAACGACCCCTCCGAGGTTCATCTGGCCTGTGTGTGCCTGATGATCAGGGCGGCACGTATTGACGGCGATTATACAGACCGTGAGCAGGCGAGCGTGCGCGATGCGGCACACACCCTAACCGGCCTGACTGACGATGACCTGCACGACCTCATCGCCAGAGCCGAGAAGGATGAACATGATGCCAGCGATTTATACCGCTGGACCCGCCACATCAACCGGGCTTTCACGGAAGAGGAAAAAATCCACCTCCTTGAGGGCCTATGGCAAATTGCGGTCAGCGAGGGGGGTATTCATCATTATGAAGCAAACCTATTGCGGCGGGTTACAGGACTGATATACATTCCTGATCGTGAGTCGGGCGTAGCGCGGCAGCGGGTTATGGCGCGTCTTGGCAAAGCCGATGTGATGCCTACATAA
- a CDS encoding NifU family protein, whose amino-acid sequence MFVQTESTPNPATLKFLPGCEVLGSGAADFPDPEAARRSPLAERLFAIDGVTGVFFGADFITVTKAPESGDDWQQLKPAVLMAIVDHFSAGQPLLLDDEARSAHAEHGGADSETATAIQEILDTRIRPAVAQDGGDVLFHGFEEGVVYLHMQGACAGCPSATETLKHGIENLLRHFVPEVTEVRAV is encoded by the coding sequence ATGTTTGTGCAGACCGAATCCACGCCTAATCCGGCGACATTGAAGTTCTTGCCGGGCTGTGAAGTCCTGGGCTCCGGCGCGGCGGATTTCCCTGATCCAGAAGCGGCCCGCCGTTCCCCTTTGGCCGAAAGATTATTCGCCATTGATGGCGTTACCGGTGTTTTCTTTGGCGCCGACTTCATCACCGTGACGAAAGCGCCTGAGTCGGGGGATGACTGGCAACAACTCAAGCCGGCCGTCTTGATGGCGATTGTTGACCATTTCTCGGCCGGGCAGCCTCTTTTGCTGGACGATGAAGCGCGCAGTGCTCATGCCGAGCATGGCGGGGCCGATTCTGAAACCGCCACCGCCATTCAGGAAATACTGGATACCAGAATACGTCCCGCCGTCGCTCAGGATGGCGGTGATGTTCTCTTTCATGGCTTTGAGGAGGGCGTCGTCTATCTTCACATGCAGGGCGCGTGTGCGGGCTGTCCCAGTGCGACCGAGACCCTGAAACATGGCATTGAAAATCTGTTGCGCCATTTCGTCCCTGAAGTAACCGAAGTACGGGCCGTCTGA
- a CDS encoding histone H1-like repetitive region-containing protein produces the protein MAKKTAAKKPIAKKAAVKKAVTKTSAAKKAAVKSTAKKTAAKKTVAKKAVAKKTAPKKVATKKAVTKKAAKTAKNPAVKKAAAKTSATKKAAVKSASKKTAAKKTVAKKAVAKKTAAKKVAAKKTPAKKATSKKTAPKTAAKNVAAKTTDAKTQTRKAPPQAAAKPKTTPPAAQDSEQRFTAQEHIVYPAHGVGQIINIDNKEIAGIKLEFYVVNFERDKMTLHIPTGKAVQAGMRKLANPETVKAAETKLQGRARIKRTMWSRRAQGYEAKINSGNLLAISEVVRDLFRSDSQPEQSYSERQLYEAALNRMACEIAVIKDMTVEEAVEYLEGILGRASEVAENAEKKAADGAASTDKAKT, from the coding sequence ATGGCCAAAAAAACAGCGGCTAAAAAGCCGATCGCTAAAAAAGCGGCCGTGAAAAAGGCCGTCACGAAGACATCTGCCGCTAAAAAAGCGGCGGTGAAATCCACGGCTAAAAAAACAGCGGCTAAAAAAACCGTAGCCAAAAAGGCGGTTGCCAAAAAAACGGCCCCTAAAAAGGTAGCCACCAAAAAAGCCGTAACCAAGAAGGCCGCGAAGACCGCCAAGAACCCGGCGGTGAAAAAGGCTGCCGCCAAGACATCTGCCACTAAAAAAGCGGCGGTGAAATCTGCCTCTAAAAAAACAGCGGCTAAAAAAACCGTAGCCAAAAAGGCGGTTGCCAAAAAAACGGCCGCTAAAAAAGTAGCCGCAAAAAAAACACCGGCCAAAAAAGCCACATCAAAAAAGACAGCACCCAAAACAGCAGCCAAAAATGTTGCGGCGAAAACAACAGATGCCAAAACACAAACCCGGAAAGCGCCGCCTCAAGCAGCCGCCAAGCCCAAGACCACTCCCCCAGCCGCGCAAGATAGCGAACAGAGGTTCACCGCTCAGGAGCATATCGTCTACCCAGCCCATGGTGTCGGGCAGATTATCAACATCGACAATAAGGAGATTGCGGGCATCAAACTGGAATTTTACGTCGTTAATTTTGAGCGTGACAAAATGACATTGCACATTCCCACCGGCAAGGCGGTTCAGGCGGGAATGCGTAAACTGGCAAACCCCGAGACCGTGAAGGCGGCTGAGACCAAACTGCAAGGACGGGCCCGCATCAAGCGCACCATGTGGAGCCGCCGTGCTCAAGGATATGAAGCCAAAATCAATTCGGGCAATTTGCTTGCCATTTCTGAAGTGGTGCGCGATTTATTCCGCTCCGACAGCCAGCCCGAGCAGTCTTATTCCGAGCGCCAGCTTTATGAGGCGGCCCTCAACCGCATGGCTTGCGAGATAGCGGTTATCAAGGATATGACCGTTGAGGAAGCCGTTGAGTATCTGGAGGGTATTTTAGGCCGTGCCAGCGAGGTGGCCGAAAATGCGGAAAAAAAAGCGGCCGATGGTGCGGCATCCACCGATAAGGCCAAGACGTAG
- a CDS encoding malonic semialdehyde reductase — protein sequence MAEPLSEAAREQLFSGAHTHNGWTSDRITEKTMRALYDLMKWPPTSFNCSPARLVFVVTKMEKERLRPMLMETNQEKSMAAPATVIVAYDKRFYEHLPDIFPAMEGVDALFSGNEDFAEQTAFRNSSIQGGYFILAARALGLDCGPMSGFDSAAVDKAYFPDGRFTANFLCNIGYGDPEGIHPRSPRLDFEKACQIV from the coding sequence ATGGCTGAACCCCTTTCTGAAGCGGCGCGGGAACAGTTGTTTAGCGGGGCGCACACCCATAACGGATGGACGTCTGACCGGATTACTGAAAAAACGATGCGCGCCCTTTATGATTTGATGAAGTGGCCGCCGACAAGTTTCAACTGCTCTCCGGCGCGGCTGGTCTTTGTCGTGACAAAAATGGAAAAAGAACGCCTGCGCCCCATGCTGATGGAGACCAATCAGGAAAAAAGCATGGCCGCTCCGGCAACCGTCATTGTGGCTTACGATAAGCGCTTTTATGAACACTTGCCTGATATCTTTCCCGCTATGGAGGGTGTGGATGCTCTGTTTTCAGGCAATGAAGACTTTGCCGAACAGACGGCCTTTCGCAACAGTTCCATTCAGGGGGGATATTTCATACTGGCGGCGCGCGCCTTGGGTCTTGATTGCGGCCCCATGTCGGGTTTTGACTCCGCAGCGGTGGACAAGGCATATTTTCCCGATGGCCGCTTCACGGCAAACTTCCTGTGCAATATAGGATACGGCGACCCCGAGGGGATACATCCCCGTTCGCCCCGGCTTGATTTTGAAAAAGCTTGCCAGATCGTTTGA
- a CDS encoding transposase — MGKRWHKPEEIVSKLRQIEVLVGQGRGRVDAIRQVGVTEQTYYRWRKQYGGMGTDQLRELKRLQK, encoded by the coding sequence ATGGGAAAGAGATGGCACAAACCCGAAGAGATCGTTAGCAAACTACGCCAGATTGAGGTTCTGGTCGGCCAGGGGAGAGGTCGTGTTGACGCAATCCGCCAGGTCGGGGTCACGGAACAGACATACTATCGCTGGCGGAAGCAGTATGGCGGGATGGGGACGGACCAGTTGCGCGAGCTGAAGCGTCTACAGAAGGA
- a CDS encoding ankyrin repeat domain-containing protein yields MKTKASIFLGCLLLLAVSHSHLWAQDNALLDISFWKTATAADVETALGRGADINGRNKNGLTPLHGAAAVSQTPAVVELLLDHGADIEARDKVNGLTPLHVAGRFSKTPAVVEALLNRGADGAARDSAGYTPFYYARINEALKNTEVFQRLKEAQHR; encoded by the coding sequence ATGAAAACAAAAGCGAGTATCTTTTTGGGGTGTCTGTTATTGTTAGCGGTCTCACACTCCCACCTCTGGGCGCAAGACAATGCGTTGCTGGATATATCATTTTGGAAGACGGCCACGGCGGCCGATGTAGAGACCGCTCTCGGCCGGGGCGCTGATATCAATGGACGCAATAAGAATGGTTTAACGCCCCTTCACGGGGCCGCAGCGGTCAGCCAGACGCCGGCAGTGGTGGAACTGTTGCTGGACCATGGGGCTGATATAGAGGCTCGTGATAAGGTTAATGGGTTAACGCCTCTGCATGTTGCGGGGCGCTTTAGCAAAACACCGGCGGTAGTGGAAGCGTTACTGAACCGTGGGGCCGATGGCGCGGCGCGTGATTCAGCGGGGTACACACCTTTTTATTATGCCAGGATCAATGAGGCTCTCAAAAATACTGAAGTTTTCCAGCGCCTTAAAGAGGCTCAACACCGTTAA